A genomic region of Streptomyces rimosus contains the following coding sequences:
- a CDS encoding glutathione peroxidase: protein MSLYDIPLRTLNGEPTSLADHRGKALLVVNVASKCGLTPQYSGLERLQQRYADRGFSVLGFPSNQFAGQEPGSAEEISTFCSTTYGVSFPLFEKTDVNGPDRHPLYAELTRTADSAGEAGDVQWNFEKFLIGADGTVAGRFRPRTEPEAAELTEAIEAVLPSREA, encoded by the coding sequence GTGAGCCTGTACGACATCCCCCTGCGCACCCTGAACGGCGAGCCCACCTCACTGGCCGACCACCGGGGCAAGGCCCTCCTGGTGGTCAACGTGGCGTCCAAGTGCGGCCTGACACCGCAGTATTCGGGCCTGGAGCGGCTCCAACAGCGCTACGCCGACCGCGGCTTCAGCGTCCTGGGATTCCCCAGCAACCAGTTCGCGGGCCAGGAGCCGGGCAGCGCCGAGGAGATCAGCACGTTCTGCTCGACCACGTACGGGGTCAGCTTCCCGCTGTTCGAGAAGACGGACGTCAACGGCCCGGACCGGCACCCCCTGTACGCGGAGCTCACCCGCACCGCCGACAGTGCGGGTGAGGCCGGTGACGTGCAGTGGAACTTCGAGAAGTTCCTCATCGGCGCCGACGGCACGGTGGCGGGGCGGTTCCGGCCCCGGACCGAGCCGGAGGCGGCGGAGCTGACGGAGGCGATCGAGGCGGTGCTGCCGAGCCGGGAGGCGTGA
- a CDS encoding STAS domain-containing protein: MVDQGWSFTSRERVVGATTVVELGGEVDILAATALGLRLDEITGTRHPDLVLDVRDVTFIDCCGVSMLCRTRRRTEAKAGRLRLAGVAESPSVLRLLRLTGLLSAFDLCFDAGSDPGSDPVFGLAGETGAGPRTDDACPCTRPHTEGPGRPATPDAPTDSAVA, encoded by the coding sequence ATGGTGGACCAGGGATGGAGCTTCACGAGCCGGGAGCGCGTGGTGGGCGCGACCACGGTGGTGGAACTGGGTGGGGAAGTGGACATTCTCGCGGCGACCGCGTTGGGCCTGCGGCTCGACGAGATCACCGGCACCCGCCACCCCGATCTCGTGCTCGACGTGCGGGATGTGACGTTCATCGACTGCTGCGGCGTCTCGATGCTGTGCCGCACCCGGCGGCGTACGGAGGCCAAGGCGGGCCGGCTGCGCCTGGCCGGAGTCGCCGAGAGCCCGAGCGTGCTGCGGCTGCTGCGGCTGACGGGCCTGCTGTCGGCCTTCGACCTCTGTTTCGACGCGGGCTCCGACCCGGGCTCCGACCCGGTGTTCGGCCTCGCCGGTGAGACCGGCGCCGGCCCCCGGACGGACGACGCCTGCCCCTGCACCCGCCCGCACACCGAGGGCCCGGGGCGCCCGGCCACTCCGGACGCCCCCACGGACAGCGCCGTCGCCTGA
- a CDS encoding CHAT domain-containing protein: MSQWAQALGALGALLMGVFGGANWRFPFLERYRILGLGCGLLTWVAAEFGVPEGDRPPWYEPLGAGAMLLAGAAGLYRGHQWSRRGRECGDDGPQHAAEGAANLRLYFKRDSTATLDAAVDAFRLAVRDTAGSGPHLRHHADLVKALRIRYERLRNRADLDDAVRVGGGARSLRGPKAHRALLLTELGTALRLRHEHTGASTDLVQARACGRYALALLHDRHLYFPLCSSRLSAVLLSSYEHSGDPRDLDAALTRTRRGIGSAAERGYTRTADEIRLCYLLTVRGRTAGNPHDLAEAVAQGRRTLEHLAPADPLYPSCLHHLSVALRAAHDLPTAGTDEPRARPEAAHRTYRIRRVDPPLEEAETFARQALLRVADDVPEGARYHLNHALVLHGLHRAEPSADRLERALRAARAAARHPTAEVPTRVRAGLVLSDIAAGQGLHAEAVEAFEDVIGLLPRLASHELERADQEQQIVRWPGIARAAATSALEAGEPARAAVLLEHGRGVLLARTLAQRTDLGALRAVHPRLADELEDVRRQLTAPPPAPGTGSGHPTSHTLESPARAPELLRQARREQEERWEQLLQRIHEQPGFEDFARPPTAARLRAQSTRGPLIYLNVTDRRSDAIAVTPDGIRSVPLHTTPEEVEEQTRVLHGCFAPGVVADVGAQGPAYRVLGWMWDTLVAPALDAALPRQAAEGPLPQVWWVPTGPLAALPLHAAGHHREGGPALVDRAISSYTPTAHALMAARARPGPRTDQDSRLVVAVPAPPGARPLSSAAREAEFVRGRAPGATTLLADTAAVRERVLEELPRHAWAHFACHAVPDPKAPSRSRLLLHDHAGTPLTVADVSALDLRGSRLAYLSACDTAVAGPRYRDEAIHLASAFQLAGFPHVISTLWQLPDRAAYVLAQEMYQALEEHLAAGEGVAAAVHAVTRRARREMFPRLPGVWAALVHVGP, from the coding sequence GTGTCCCAGTGGGCACAGGCCCTCGGCGCCCTGGGCGCGCTGCTCATGGGGGTGTTCGGCGGCGCCAACTGGCGCTTCCCCTTCCTGGAGCGTTACCGCATCCTCGGGCTCGGCTGCGGCTTGCTGACCTGGGTGGCCGCCGAGTTCGGCGTGCCGGAGGGCGACCGGCCGCCCTGGTATGAGCCGCTGGGGGCCGGGGCGATGCTCCTGGCCGGTGCGGCGGGCCTGTACCGGGGCCACCAGTGGAGCCGCCGCGGCCGTGAGTGCGGTGACGACGGCCCGCAGCACGCCGCCGAAGGCGCCGCGAACCTGCGCCTGTACTTCAAGCGGGACAGCACCGCCACCCTGGACGCCGCCGTCGACGCCTTTCGCCTGGCCGTCCGCGACACCGCGGGCAGCGGGCCCCACCTGCGCCACCATGCCGACCTGGTGAAGGCACTGCGTATCCGCTACGAACGTCTCCGCAACCGCGCCGACCTCGACGACGCCGTCCGGGTGGGCGGTGGCGCGCGCTCACTGCGTGGCCCGAAGGCGCACCGCGCGCTGCTGCTGACCGAGCTCGGCACGGCACTGCGTCTACGCCACGAGCACACCGGCGCCTCCACAGACCTCGTACAGGCCCGTGCCTGCGGAAGGTACGCGCTGGCCCTCCTCCACGACCGGCACCTGTACTTTCCGCTGTGCAGCTCCCGCCTCAGCGCGGTCCTGCTCAGCTCGTACGAACACAGCGGCGACCCGCGCGACCTCGACGCCGCCCTGACCCGGACGCGGCGCGGCATCGGCTCGGCGGCCGAGCGCGGCTACACCCGTACGGCCGACGAGATCCGCCTCTGCTACCTGCTCACCGTGCGCGGCCGCACCGCCGGAAACCCGCACGACCTCGCCGAGGCCGTGGCCCAGGGGCGCCGCACCCTGGAGCATCTGGCCCCGGCCGACCCCCTGTACCCCTCGTGCCTCCACCACCTGTCCGTAGCGCTCCGGGCCGCCCACGATCTGCCCACGGCCGGTACGGACGAGCCCCGCGCCCGGCCGGAAGCCGCGCACCGCACGTACCGCATCAGGAGGGTTGACCCGCCCTTGGAGGAGGCGGAGACCTTCGCACGGCAGGCCCTGCTGCGGGTCGCCGACGACGTGCCCGAGGGCGCCCGCTACCACCTCAACCACGCCCTCGTCCTCCACGGGTTGCACCGCGCCGAGCCCTCCGCCGACCGGCTGGAGCGGGCGCTGCGGGCCGCGCGTGCGGCGGCCCGGCACCCCACGGCCGAGGTGCCGACGCGGGTACGGGCCGGGCTCGTGCTCAGCGACATCGCCGCCGGGCAGGGGCTGCACGCCGAAGCGGTCGAGGCGTTCGAGGACGTGATCGGGCTGCTGCCGCGCCTGGCCTCGCACGAGCTGGAACGCGCCGACCAGGAACAGCAGATCGTGCGGTGGCCGGGCATCGCACGGGCGGCCGCCACCAGCGCCCTGGAGGCGGGCGAGCCCGCCCGCGCCGCCGTTCTGCTCGAACACGGCCGCGGCGTGCTCCTCGCCAGGACTCTCGCGCAGCGCACCGACCTCGGCGCGCTGCGCGCCGTGCACCCCCGGCTCGCCGACGAACTGGAGGACGTACGCAGGCAGCTCACGGCACCGCCCCCGGCCCCGGGCACCGGCAGCGGCCACCCCACGAGCCACACTCTGGAAAGCCCCGCCCGCGCCCCTGAACTGCTCCGGCAGGCCCGCCGCGAACAGGAGGAGCGCTGGGAGCAGCTGCTGCAACGCATCCACGAGCAGCCCGGTTTCGAGGACTTCGCGCGCCCGCCCACCGCCGCCCGGCTGCGCGCCCAGAGCACGCGGGGCCCGCTGATCTACCTCAACGTCACCGACCGGCGCTCCGACGCCATCGCCGTCACCCCCGACGGCATCCGCTCGGTGCCCCTCCACACCACCCCCGAGGAGGTCGAGGAACAGACCCGGGTGCTGCACGGCTGCTTCGCCCCCGGGGTCGTCGCCGATGTCGGGGCGCAGGGCCCGGCCTACCGCGTACTGGGCTGGATGTGGGACACGCTGGTCGCCCCCGCACTCGACGCGGCCCTGCCGCGGCAGGCGGCGGAGGGGCCGCTCCCGCAGGTGTGGTGGGTACCGACCGGGCCACTGGCCGCGCTGCCGCTGCACGCCGCCGGACACCACCGCGAGGGCGGCCCCGCCCTGGTCGACCGGGCCATCTCGTCGTACACACCCACCGCACACGCCCTGATGGCCGCCCGTGCCCGCCCCGGCCCCCGGACCGACCAGGACAGCCGGCTGGTGGTCGCCGTACCCGCACCGCCGGGCGCGCGCCCCCTGTCCAGCGCCGCGCGCGAGGCGGAGTTCGTCCGCGGTCGCGCGCCCGGTGCCACCACCTTGCTGGCGGATACGGCGGCGGTCCGGGAACGCGTGCTGGAAGAACTGCCGCGGCACGCCTGGGCGCATTTCGCCTGCCACGCCGTCCCCGACCCGAAGGCGCCCTCACGCAGCCGGCTGCTGCTGCACGACCACGCCGGTACGCCGCTGACCGTGGCCGACGTCTCCGCCCTCGACCTGCGCGGCTCCCGGCTGGCGTACCTGTCGGCCTGCGACACCGCGGTGGCCGGGCCCCGCTACCGGGACGAGGCGATCCACCTGGCCTCCGCCTTCCAGCTCGCCGGATTCCCACACGTGATCTCCACACTGTGGCAACTGCCCGACCGCGCGGCGTACGTACTCGCCCAGGAGATGTACCAGGCCCTCGAAGAGCACCTGGCGGCGGGCGAGGGCGTGGCCGCCGCCGTCCATGCGGTCACCCGCCGGGCCCGCCGCGAGATGTTCCCGCGCCTGCCCGGAGTGTGGGCGGCCCTGGTGCACGTCGGCCCCTGA
- a CDS encoding M20 family metallopeptidase, protein MHSSPSIVPSDPGAGAARTDGVPDVDEPAAVAFAQDLVRLRTVNATGATAVEQPAADLVSRLFTAFGWPHEVTEVAPGRPNVVAVVEGGGGPGPTLMFEGHTDVVTEGDPAAWSVDPYGGQIHDGRLWGRGAADMKSGVAAMIYAVRALQQAGPFPGRIVVGVLCDEEGLMLGAKAFAASPTAAGVDGVIVCEPEGYEVCTSARGGIRLRFALHGVMAHGAMPQEGRNPLVAGARVVAALAGAEEWAVRRYGTHPHAGTVTVTPTVLHGGDPDQLNVIPAHAVVGVDVRTVPGTDHAELIGHLRQAAEDAAAGVGVTVGLTVVDDRPAIETDAGHPVVTALVAGHRLVHGSAPPFGAVPGTTDGTILTRDAGLATVVYGPGGKWIAHQKDEYVEVREIGEYARVYAAAARHFLAGSGTRPEGAAA, encoded by the coding sequence GTGCACAGCAGCCCGAGCATCGTGCCGTCGGACCCGGGCGCCGGGGCCGCCCGGACCGACGGCGTACCGGACGTGGACGAACCGGCCGCGGTCGCCTTCGCGCAGGACCTGGTCCGGCTGCGGACGGTCAACGCCACCGGCGCCACCGCCGTCGAACAGCCCGCCGCCGACCTCGTCTCCCGGCTCTTCACCGCGTTCGGCTGGCCGCACGAGGTGACCGAGGTGGCGCCCGGCCGCCCCAACGTCGTCGCGGTCGTCGAGGGCGGCGGCGGGCCGGGCCCCACCCTGATGTTCGAGGGGCACACGGACGTGGTCACCGAGGGCGACCCGGCGGCCTGGTCCGTCGACCCGTACGGCGGGCAGATCCACGACGGCAGGCTGTGGGGCCGGGGCGCCGCCGACATGAAATCCGGCGTGGCGGCCATGATCTACGCGGTACGGGCGCTCCAGCAGGCCGGTCCCTTCCCCGGCCGGATCGTCGTCGGCGTGCTGTGCGACGAGGAGGGCCTGATGCTCGGCGCCAAGGCGTTCGCCGCCTCCCCGACGGCCGCCGGGGTGGACGGCGTCATCGTCTGCGAGCCGGAGGGCTACGAAGTGTGCACCTCGGCCCGCGGCGGCATCCGCCTCCGGTTCGCGCTGCACGGGGTGATGGCGCACGGTGCGATGCCCCAGGAGGGCCGCAACCCGCTCGTCGCCGGCGCGCGCGTCGTCGCCGCGCTCGCCGGGGCCGAGGAATGGGCCGTACGCCGGTACGGCACCCATCCGCACGCCGGGACGGTGACCGTCACCCCGACGGTGCTGCACGGCGGCGACCCTGACCAGCTCAACGTCATCCCCGCCCACGCGGTGGTCGGCGTCGACGTGCGGACGGTCCCCGGCACCGACCACGCCGAGCTGATCGGACACCTGCGGCAGGCGGCCGAGGACGCCGCGGCGGGCGTGGGCGTCACCGTCGGGCTGACCGTCGTGGACGACCGGCCCGCCATCGAGACCGACGCCGGCCACCCGGTCGTCACGGCGCTGGTGGCCGGTCACCGCCTGGTCCACGGCAGCGCCCCGCCCTTCGGCGCGGTCCCCGGCACGACCGACGGGACGATACTGACCCGCGACGCGGGCCTGGCGACCGTCGTCTACGGGCCGGGCGGCAAATGGATCGCCCACCAGAAGGACGAGTACGTTGAGGTGCGCGAGATCGGCGAGTACGCCCGGGTGTACGCCGCGGCGGCCCGGCACTTCCTCGCCGGGAGCGGCACCCGCCCCGAAGGCGCCGCCGCATGA
- a CDS encoding SDR family NAD(P)-dependent oxidoreductase encodes MEHASEHAVGRAVEYAKLFRLDGRRVAVVGGAGGIGREVVCALAAHGAEVIVADLDAAGAAAAAEAAAAEPSAPGSRTGTATACPLDVLDEDAVRAAADRWGALDGLVVTAGVNVRKRITDYTAAEFDRVLALNLRAAFTLVRAVAPAMAERGRGSVVGLASMRAFQVEPGQSAYAASKAGLVQFLRTAAAEWGPRGVRFNAIAPGVVRTPLTDQIAADPQWYDAYAQASALRRWARADEIAGAAVYLVSDASTFVTGSVLTVDGGWTAVDGRFEPTL; translated from the coding sequence ATGGAGCACGCGTCGGAGCATGCAGTCGGCCGGGCGGTGGAGTACGCGAAGCTGTTTCGCCTGGATGGGCGGCGTGTCGCGGTGGTGGGTGGCGCTGGGGGGATCGGCCGGGAGGTGGTGTGTGCTCTGGCTGCGCATGGTGCCGAGGTGATCGTGGCCGATCTGGATGCGGCGGGTGCCGCGGCTGCCGCTGAGGCCGCTGCCGCCGAGCCGTCCGCCCCCGGCAGCCGCACGGGCACCGCGACCGCCTGCCCCCTCGACGTGCTGGACGAGGACGCGGTACGGGCCGCGGCGGACCGGTGGGGAGCGCTGGACGGGCTGGTCGTCACCGCCGGTGTCAATGTGCGCAAGCGGATCACTGATTACACCGCCGCGGAGTTCGACCGGGTCCTGGCCCTCAACCTCCGGGCCGCCTTCACGCTCGTACGGGCCGTCGCCCCGGCCATGGCCGAGCGCGGCCGGGGCAGCGTGGTCGGCCTCGCCTCCATGCGCGCCTTCCAGGTCGAGCCGGGACAGAGCGCGTACGCCGCCTCGAAGGCCGGGCTGGTGCAGTTCCTGCGGACGGCCGCGGCGGAGTGGGGGCCGCGCGGCGTCCGGTTCAACGCGATCGCGCCCGGCGTGGTCCGCACCCCGCTCACCGACCAGATCGCCGCCGATCCGCAGTGGTACGACGCGTATGCCCAGGCGTCCGCGCTGCGCCGCTGGGCCCGCGCCGACGAGATCGCGGGCGCCGCGGTCTACCTCGTATCCGACGCGTCGACCTTCGTCACCGGGAGCGTGCTGACGGTCGACGGCGGCTGGACGGCGGTGGACGGCCGGTTCGAGCCGACGCTCTGA
- a CDS encoding penicillin acylase family protein, whose amino-acid sequence MPPHSDNGTTPDHTTYDVPGLAAPVEIRVDRWGVPHLYAASQDDLFLAQGFNAARDRLFQIDLWRRRGLGLLSEVFGESCLEHDRAARLFLYRGDMAAEWAAYGPRTERITSAFVRGVNAYVALCRADPAHLPPEFALLGHRPAYWEPADVARIRSHGLYYNLEQEVARALTLRDHGPAVEDLRRAREPAHTLRVPDGLDLSVIPDDVLRVYRLATNPPWEDGGPRQGPDGSNNWVIAPSRTATGRPLLANDPHRAVTLPALRYLAHLSAPGIDAIGAGEPALPGISIGHNGRIAFGLTIFPIDQEDLYVYRTNPDAPREYRYDGRWEPMTRVTETVPVRDGRPVTVELWFTRHGPVIHEDPERGTAFAVRAAWLGPGMAPYLGSTEYMTAEGPDAFVAALRRWGAPGENQVYAAPDGTIGWQPAGRVPARPNWDGTLPVPGDGRYEWAGFHPVGTLPSVRDPGRGWFATANEMNLPPGYPNARRTITYDWYAPIRHDRVAAELDARTGWTVADCVRLQTDCTSLSARRILPLLTGLTSDDPDVNWALNRLRAWDARLAPDSVPAALFEVWYRRHLRPAVLERALARLLPPDRRAAALARVLPAAEAATTDPRIDLGLLLTPGDRLGPDPDRALRTAVLTTLPGALAELGRLLGPDRARWTWGALHQAEPRHPLAGWLGERAPDWTRAGPVPRGGSGDTVNATSYGTDFRQAGGATFRLVIDVGDWDASVAMNAPGQSGVPDSPHYRDLFADWAADRAFPLLYGRTAVARHTTRVITLRPAGGPPPGKP is encoded by the coding sequence ATGCCGCCGCACAGCGACAACGGCACCACCCCCGACCACACCACCTACGACGTTCCCGGCCTGGCCGCCCCCGTCGAGATCCGCGTCGACCGCTGGGGCGTACCGCACCTGTACGCCGCCTCCCAGGACGACCTGTTCCTCGCCCAGGGCTTCAACGCCGCCCGGGACCGCCTCTTCCAGATCGACCTGTGGCGGCGCCGAGGCCTCGGCCTGCTCTCCGAGGTGTTCGGCGAGAGCTGCCTCGAACACGACCGGGCGGCCCGGCTCTTCCTGTACCGCGGTGACATGGCCGCCGAATGGGCCGCCTACGGGCCGCGTACGGAGCGCATCACCAGCGCCTTCGTGCGCGGCGTCAACGCCTACGTAGCGCTCTGCCGCGCCGACCCGGCCCATCTGCCGCCCGAGTTCGCGCTGCTCGGCCACCGGCCCGCCTATTGGGAGCCCGCCGACGTGGCCCGCATCCGCAGCCACGGCCTCTACTACAACCTGGAGCAGGAGGTCGCCCGCGCGCTGACGCTGCGCGACCACGGCCCCGCGGTCGAGGACCTGCGCCGGGCACGGGAACCCGCGCACACCCTGCGCGTGCCGGACGGCCTGGACCTGTCCGTCATCCCCGACGACGTGCTGCGGGTCTACCGGCTGGCCACCAACCCGCCGTGGGAGGACGGCGGCCCGCGCCAGGGCCCGGACGGCAGCAACAACTGGGTGATCGCCCCGTCCCGTACCGCCACCGGCCGGCCCCTGCTGGCCAACGATCCGCACCGCGCCGTCACCCTGCCCGCGCTGCGCTACCTCGCCCACCTGTCGGCCCCCGGCATCGACGCCATCGGCGCGGGGGAGCCCGCACTGCCCGGCATCTCCATCGGCCACAACGGCCGGATCGCCTTCGGGCTGACCATCTTCCCCATCGACCAGGAGGACCTGTACGTCTACCGCACCAACCCGGACGCGCCCCGCGAGTACCGCTACGACGGCCGCTGGGAGCCCATGACCCGGGTCACCGAGACGGTGCCCGTGCGCGACGGGCGGCCGGTCACCGTCGAGCTGTGGTTCACCCGGCACGGGCCGGTGATCCACGAGGACCCGGAGCGCGGCACGGCGTTCGCCGTACGGGCCGCCTGGCTCGGCCCGGGCATGGCCCCGTACCTGGGCAGTACGGAGTACATGACGGCGGAAGGACCCGACGCCTTCGTGGCCGCGCTGCGCCGCTGGGGCGCGCCCGGCGAGAACCAGGTCTACGCCGCCCCCGACGGGACCATCGGCTGGCAGCCCGCCGGCCGCGTCCCCGCCCGGCCGAACTGGGACGGCACCCTGCCCGTGCCCGGCGACGGCCGTTACGAGTGGGCCGGATTCCATCCCGTGGGCACGCTGCCGTCCGTACGCGACCCCGGCCGGGGCTGGTTCGCCACGGCCAACGAGATGAACCTCCCGCCCGGCTATCCGAACGCCCGCCGGACGATCACGTACGACTGGTACGCGCCCATCCGCCACGACCGCGTCGCCGCGGAACTGGACGCCCGCACCGGCTGGACCGTCGCGGACTGCGTCCGCCTCCAGACCGACTGCACCAGCCTGTCCGCCCGCCGCATCCTGCCGCTGCTGACCGGCCTGACCAGCGACGACCCGGACGTGAACTGGGCGCTGAACCGGCTGCGCGCCTGGGACGCGCGGCTGGCGCCCGACTCCGTACCCGCCGCGCTTTTCGAGGTCTGGTACCGGCGGCACCTGCGCCCGGCCGTACTGGAACGGGCGCTGGCCCGCCTGCTGCCCCCGGACCGGCGCGCCGCGGCCCTGGCACGCGTCCTGCCCGCCGCCGAAGCCGCCACCACCGACCCGCGGATCGATCTCGGCCTGCTGCTCACGCCCGGCGACCGGCTCGGCCCCGACCCGGACCGCGCCCTGCGTACGGCCGTCCTCACCACTCTCCCCGGCGCGCTCGCCGAACTCGGGCGGCTGCTGGGACCGGACCGCGCCCGCTGGACCTGGGGAGCGCTGCACCAGGCGGAACCGCGGCATCCGCTCGCCGGTTGGCTGGGGGAGCGGGCCCCGGACTGGACCCGGGCCGGGCCCGTGCCGCGCGGCGGCAGCGGCGACACGGTCAACGCGACCTCGTACGGTACGGACTTCCGGCAGGCGGGCGGGGCGACCTTCCGGCTGGTGATCGACGTCGGCGACTGGGACGCCTCGGTGGCCATGAACGCGCCCGGCCAGTCCGGCGTGCCGGACAGCCCGCACTACCGCGACCTGTTCGCCGACTGGGCCGCGGACCGCGCCTTTCCGCTGCTGTACGGCCGCACGGCGGTCGCCCGGCACACCACCCGCGTGATCACCCTGCGGCCCGCCGGGGGACCGCCGCCCGGAAAACCGTGA
- a CDS encoding ArnT family glycosyltransferase has translation MSATTFVDRPRALQQAHARWQFWHTPAGRPRWDRPALLGIAALAALLYAWNITGSDYAGYYAAAVRSMSESWKAFLFTSFDPGSTVTLDKVGGFLWPQALSARIFGYSNWALTLPQCIEGVVSVLVIHRTVRRWRGPAAGLLAAGVLTLTPVAASMFGHALLEAPLTMCLVLAADQCARAMLSGRLRPLLLAAVWVGLAFQAAMMQAWIIVPALAVAYFAVSPATLRKRLGHLLTAGAVLCAVSLSWVLLMTVVPQNSRPYVDGSRNNSALSMVFGYNGFDRLGGGWSMDAANSVQAGAVKGQGAAARGGGAAAGAQAGAQGGASPSGQSPTGGDGSQLAVGAPISGWLKLFRAPLAQQIGWLFPLALCALVLGFATRRKQPRTDPVRGGYLLWGGWLLTAATVMSAINVPHATYMSALAPGLAALSAAGVVTLWRAYRKGTVSGAGGLRTWALPVTVAVQAAWAVHLVSDQADWVPWLIPLIVVAALAALGLLAYVAVRSRREDGPSSDDAPSAAKRRLRLRRTGTAGLIAGCLTMAAAPATWSLSVLDPRYTGSAHSASAGPQDVTIGTPAHLTDAQRKILDYVERRKGTAEYTFSAALLSAEPYIRLGGAAVLPLGGFAAGTEPVTLEEYQRLVASGKLRFALVGNRSSAGTSETARISRWVRSACEKVDPAAYGGRTGAGAGQANGSGVQAGTGQPQAGAGQPHTGTRQPQAGGGAGQSLYRCAPEDVRD, from the coding sequence ATGTCCGCCACCACCTTCGTGGACCGGCCCCGCGCGCTCCAACAGGCGCACGCCCGCTGGCAGTTCTGGCACACACCCGCGGGGCGGCCGCGCTGGGACCGGCCCGCGCTCCTGGGCATCGCCGCCCTCGCGGCCCTGCTGTACGCCTGGAACATCACCGGCAGCGACTACGCCGGCTACTACGCCGCCGCCGTCCGCAGCATGTCGGAGAGCTGGAAGGCGTTCCTGTTCACGTCCTTCGACCCCGGTTCCACGGTCACCCTGGACAAGGTCGGCGGATTCCTGTGGCCGCAGGCGCTGTCCGCGCGGATCTTCGGCTACAGCAACTGGGCGCTCACGCTCCCGCAGTGCATCGAGGGCGTCGTCTCCGTCCTGGTCATCCACCGCACCGTACGGCGCTGGCGCGGCCCGGCGGCCGGGCTGCTCGCGGCCGGTGTCCTGACGCTCACCCCGGTGGCGGCCTCGATGTTCGGGCACGCGCTGCTGGAGGCGCCGCTGACCATGTGCCTGGTGCTGGCGGCGGACCAGTGCGCGCGGGCGATGCTCAGCGGCCGGCTGCGGCCGTTGCTGCTGGCGGCGGTCTGGGTGGGGCTGGCCTTCCAGGCGGCGATGATGCAGGCGTGGATCATCGTGCCGGCCCTGGCCGTCGCGTACTTCGCGGTCTCCCCGGCGACGCTGCGCAAACGGCTGGGCCACCTGCTGACCGCGGGCGCCGTGCTGTGCGCCGTCTCGCTCTCCTGGGTGCTGCTGATGACCGTCGTACCGCAGAACTCACGGCCGTACGTGGACGGCTCACGGAACAACAGCGCCCTGTCGATGGTGTTCGGCTACAACGGCTTCGACCGGCTCGGCGGGGGCTGGAGCATGGACGCCGCCAACAGCGTGCAGGCGGGCGCGGTCAAGGGGCAGGGCGCGGCGGCGCGGGGCGGGGGAGCCGCGGCCGGTGCCCAGGCCGGTGCCCAGGGCGGCGCCTCGCCGTCCGGTCAGTCGCCGACCGGCGGCGACGGATCGCAGCTGGCGGTGGGCGCCCCCATCAGCGGCTGGCTCAAGCTCTTCCGCGCGCCGCTCGCGCAGCAGATCGGCTGGCTCTTCCCGCTCGCGCTGTGCGCACTCGTCCTGGGCTTCGCCACCCGCCGCAAACAGCCCCGTACGGACCCGGTGCGCGGCGGCTATCTCCTGTGGGGCGGCTGGCTGCTGACGGCGGCCACGGTCATGAGCGCCATCAACGTCCCGCACGCCACGTACATGTCCGCCCTGGCGCCCGGCCTCGCCGCGCTGTCCGCCGCCGGGGTCGTCACGCTGTGGCGCGCCTACCGGAAGGGCACGGTGAGCGGGGCCGGAGGGCTCCGGACATGGGCGCTGCCCGTGACCGTGGCCGTACAGGCAGCCTGGGCGGTCCACCTCGTCTCCGACCAGGCCGACTGGGTGCCGTGGCTGATCCCCCTGATCGTCGTTGCGGCGCTCGCCGCGCTCGGCCTGCTGGCGTACGTCGCCGTCCGCTCCCGCCGCGAGGACGGACCGAGCTCCGATGACGCCCCGTCAGCTGCCAAGCGGCGCCTCCGCCTTCGCCGTACCGGAACCGCCGGACTGATCGCGGGCTGCCTCACGATGGCGGCCGCCCCCGCCACCTGGTCGCTGTCCGTACTGGACCCCCGGTACACCGGCTCGGCCCACTCGGCCTCCGCGGGCCCGCAGGACGTGACCATCGGCACCCCCGCGCACCTGACGGACGCCCAGCGCAAAATCCTCGACTACGTGGAGCGGCGCAAGGGCACCGCCGAGTACACCTTCTCCGCCGCGCTGCTCTCCGCCGAGCCGTACATCCGCCTCGGCGGCGCCGCCGTCCTGCCGCTCGGCGGATTCGCGGCCGGGACCGAACCGGTCACCCTGGAGGAGTACCAGCGGCTGGTCGCGTCCGGGAAGCTGCGCTTCGCGCTCGTCGGCAACCGCAGCTCCGCGGGCACCTCGGAGACGGCGCGCATCAGCCGGTGGGTGCGGTCGGCGTGCGAGAAGGTCGATCCGGCGGCGTACGGCGGGCGGACGGGGGCCGGTGCGGGGCAGGCGAACGGGTCCGGAGTACAGGCCGGGACCGGGCAGCCGCAGGCCGGGGCGGGACAGCCGCACACCGGGACCCGGCAGCCGCAGGCCGGAGGCGGCGCGGGCCAGAGTCTCTACCGCTGCGCTCCCGAGGACGTGCGGGACTGA